From the genome of Synergistetes bacterium HGW-Synergistetes-1, one region includes:
- a CDS encoding 2-hydroxyglutaryl-CoA dehydratase: MYTAGIDIGSSNIKAALWDGFSFEVWSQPTGWEISETSETVIQVLLDRSSLKMEDLHQVVATGYGRKMCRFAGRSVTEITCHAAGAFHLVKGAETVLDIGGQDVKVITLDHDGKVTDFLMNDKCAAGTGRFISNMAVLLGYDLKDFSDIPPETEIQTISSMCTVFAESEVISLLSKGVPKESIALGLLDSIASRAAGMVLRIADRGPVVLTGGPALNRKLGSLISKHLGRPVLTSQLAQFSGAIGAALIAAKEQMDVSKKGGGPMIIMGF, encoded by the coding sequence ATGTATACCGCCGGAATAGACATCGGGTCTTCAAACATAAAAGCCGCCCTCTGGGATGGATTCTCTTTTGAAGTATGGAGCCAGCCTACAGGATGGGAAATCAGCGAGACATCGGAGACTGTAATTCAAGTCCTGTTAGACAGATCTTCCCTGAAAATGGAGGATCTGCATCAAGTTGTTGCTACCGGTTACGGAAGGAAGATGTGCCGTTTTGCCGGAAGATCTGTAACTGAGATAACCTGTCACGCTGCGGGAGCCTTTCATTTGGTAAAGGGAGCGGAGACGGTGCTGGATATTGGCGGACAGGACGTTAAGGTAATAACGCTTGATCACGACGGTAAAGTTACGGATTTTTTGATGAACGACAAGTGTGCCGCCGGAACAGGACGATTTATCAGTAATATGGCAGTTCTGTTGGGCTATGACCTTAAGGATTTTTCCGATATACCTCCGGAAACTGAGATCCAGACAATATCAAGCATGTGTACAGTCTTTGCCGAGTCAGAGGTGATAAGCCTACTGTCAAAGGGTGTGCCAAAAGAAAGTATTGCCCTTGGTCTTCTTGATTCAATTGCGTCAAGAGCCGCAGGAATGGTCCTTCGCATTGCAGACAGAGGACCTGTGGTACTTACAGGCGGACCTGCTCTGAATAGAAAACTTGGATCACTTATATCGAAGCACCTTGGCCGGCCTGTGCTCACATCGCAACTGGCACAGTTCTCCGGTGCGATCGGTGCTGCACTGATAGCAGCGAAAGAACAGATGGACGTGTCAAAGAAGGGGGGCGGTCCTATGATCATAATGGGATTTTGA
- a CDS encoding C4-dicarboxylate ABC transporter substrate-binding protein, with the protein MVLAVSLMVTLFALPSMAQEYVNIGTGPTGGTYYPVGSGIAKIWSDNIPDLKASAQASGGTRNNIQLMEVGDAEVIFADGLYYDAYNGLASYKDQPKKFMRALVPLYPEAVHIVVLKGSGIKKIEDLKGKRVSVGAVGGSVSMTSETLFKHAGLDPAKDMKLEYLGHAESVSAFMDKHIDAAVTVGAIGIASVVEPMTLGIVELIDISDDLVGKMIKTTPYFAKMTIPAGSYKGQEKDVKTFSSPNILAAHEKVSNEAAYMMTKTLFENKKDLVVISARMAAMDAAKIKDIRIPLHPGAAKYYKEIGIIK; encoded by the coding sequence ATGGTTCTTGCAGTATCACTTATGGTCACATTATTCGCACTTCCGTCAATGGCCCAGGAATACGTAAACATAGGTACGGGACCGACCGGGGGAACATATTATCCTGTAGGTTCAGGTATAGCAAAAATCTGGAGCGACAACATACCGGACCTCAAGGCTTCAGCACAGGCCAGCGGGGGCACCCGCAACAACATCCAGCTTATGGAAGTGGGCGATGCGGAAGTTATTTTTGCTGACGGTCTATACTATGACGCATACAACGGATTGGCCAGTTATAAAGATCAGCCTAAAAAATTTATGCGGGCGCTCGTTCCTCTTTATCCCGAGGCAGTACATATAGTCGTGCTTAAGGGAAGCGGAATAAAAAAAATCGAAGATCTTAAAGGAAAAAGGGTGTCTGTAGGAGCTGTTGGCGGAAGTGTATCTATGACATCGGAAACCCTTTTTAAACACGCAGGGCTTGATCCGGCTAAAGACATGAAACTTGAATATCTTGGACATGCTGAGTCTGTTTCAGCTTTTATGGACAAACATATTGACGCCGCTGTGACCGTAGGAGCTATAGGTATCGCAAGCGTTGTAGAACCCATGACCCTTGGCATTGTTGAGTTAATTGACATATCCGACGATCTGGTTGGAAAAATGATCAAGACCACGCCATATTTTGCAAAGATGACAATACCCGCGGGAAGCTACAAGGGTCAGGAAAAAGATGTTAAAACCTTCAGCAGTCCTAACATCCTTGCAGCTCATGAGAAGGTCAGCAACGAAGCAGCATATATGATGACCAAAACACTTTTCGAGAATAAAAAAGACCTGGTAGTAATCAGCGCAAGGATGGCCGCCATGGATGCGGCAAAGATAAAGGATATTAGGATCCCCCTCCACCCCGGAGCAGCGAAATACTATAAAGAGATAGGAATCATAAAGTAA
- a CDS encoding sensor domain-containing phosphodiesterase has protein sequence MTADNNETKDPSSNIGMDTKKAKINSTLLTLIVISIIALHLRFAWNRYNDIASSEAVMLAQSMESLLHPEHITELSGTKEDLNKPAYVMTQLSLKRLVETNNPIRFAYIFGERNGSMIFLIDSESPDSPDYSPPGQIYEEASDTDWLPFKTGKTVLTEPTTDRWGTWISALVPIKDTSDGRVIAVLGLDYSASEWNSRVWERMVPDVVIIMTLLMLFIALLRTWRQNSTLKELSKKMAFNEALYRSVFEQAPIGIAIADKNRYVSQSEYGQMNANPMFEQITGWTSNELLKINWEDITYPEDLKLNIEKYEQFKERKTNGYTIEKRFIRPDGSTVWTNMKISPLLGNPDMGAFHLCLLEDISARKAAEESLKESERSKSVLLSHLPGMAYRCNYDRDWTMKYISDGCTELTGYAPENLLNNRDLSFNDIITPEYREPLCIEWELTLAERLSFKHEYEIITAEGKRKWVLELAEGIFDDNGEVEALEGIIIDISDRKEVENILRYNNEHDRWTGLFNRYYLENLLDRDTKELTEEKKALIGIDLSAAQSITTAFGFHYTQELITRTAGVISKYCTDKRLLFYTYENRFVFYLKGYKNRDDLIVFAETLANTLESLLSAERISGRLGIVEIDYDNRLEADELLKRLLIASEKAKIIHEKDFSACFYDTEMENEIIREQDIKRELAQIAVSENNEVLFLQYQPIVDLKSNKISGFEALARLKSEKLGCVPPLEFIPIAEKTKLIVPIGRIVFMQSFRFLNRLKEIGYSNIDVSVNVSAIQVLANNFTVDLLNMINEMHVNPENIIIEITESVFSSNYEDINKILGELRNSGIKIAIDDFGTGYSSLAREQELNVDCLKIDKYFIDKLLELHPDNAITAEVISMAHKMGHWVIAEGVEHEIQKEYLANNGCDSFQGYLFARPLDENTALEMIKKQ, from the coding sequence ATGACAGCAGATAACAATGAGACTAAGGACCCATCTTCCAATATTGGGATGGATACGAAGAAAGCAAAGATAAATTCGACCTTACTCACTCTGATAGTTATATCTATCATTGCTCTTCATCTGCGTTTTGCCTGGAACAGATACAACGATATTGCCTCCTCTGAAGCAGTCATGCTTGCACAATCGATGGAGTCACTTCTTCATCCCGAGCATATAACAGAACTGTCCGGAACTAAAGAAGACCTGAATAAACCTGCATATGTTATGACACAGCTTAGCCTGAAAAGGCTTGTTGAGACAAATAATCCAATCCGCTTCGCTTACATTTTTGGTGAACGAAACGGAAGTATGATATTTCTAATAGATTCAGAATCACCTGATTCACCGGACTACTCGCCGCCCGGACAGATATATGAAGAAGCCAGTGATACGGACTGGCTGCCTTTCAAGACCGGCAAAACAGTTCTTACTGAACCGACAACTGACAGATGGGGGACATGGATCAGCGCTCTTGTACCAATAAAAGACACGTCTGACGGGAGAGTCATTGCCGTCCTCGGGCTCGATTATTCAGCGTCTGAGTGGAATTCACGAGTATGGGAACGTATGGTCCCGGATGTTGTGATCATTATGACCCTTCTTATGCTTTTCATTGCGTTGCTTCGCACCTGGAGACAGAATTCTACTCTTAAAGAACTCAGCAAGAAGATGGCATTTAATGAGGCTCTCTATCGAAGCGTCTTCGAACAGGCTCCAATAGGCATCGCAATTGCTGATAAAAACAGGTATGTATCACAGTCAGAATATGGACAGATGAATGCAAATCCTATGTTCGAACAGATCACAGGCTGGACGAGCAACGAGTTGTTGAAAATTAATTGGGAAGATATCACTTATCCCGAAGACCTCAAACTTAATATTGAAAAATATGAACAATTCAAAGAGAGAAAAACCAACGGCTACACCATCGAAAAACGTTTTATTAGGCCAGACGGATCAACAGTTTGGACAAATATGAAGATATCTCCTTTGTTGGGCAATCCTGACATGGGTGCTTTTCACTTGTGCCTCCTTGAGGACATCTCTGCACGCAAAGCAGCGGAGGAGTCGCTCAAAGAAAGCGAAAGAAGCAAATCCGTGCTTCTTTCACACCTTCCCGGAATGGCATACAGGTGCAACTATGACCGCGACTGGACCATGAAATATATTTCTGACGGCTGCACTGAATTGACAGGATACGCTCCGGAAAACCTTTTGAATAACAGAGATCTCTCTTTCAACGATATCATCACACCAGAATACCGTGAACCTCTCTGTATCGAATGGGAGCTTACCCTTGCTGAGAGGCTGTCATTTAAACATGAATACGAGATCATAACAGCTGAAGGAAAACGAAAATGGGTCCTTGAGCTTGCAGAAGGCATATTTGATGATAATGGTGAAGTAGAGGCTCTTGAAGGAATTATCATAGACATCTCCGACAGAAAAGAAGTCGAAAATATACTCAGATATAATAATGAACATGACAGATGGACCGGACTATTCAACAGATATTATCTGGAAAATCTCCTCGACAGGGATACCAAAGAGCTAACTGAAGAGAAAAAAGCCCTGATTGGAATAGATTTGAGTGCTGCTCAATCAATTACTACCGCATTTGGATTCCATTACACTCAGGAATTGATCACAAGGACAGCAGGTGTGATCAGTAAATACTGCACGGACAAACGCCTGTTATTCTATACATACGAGAATCGATTTGTTTTCTACCTAAAAGGTTATAAAAACAGAGACGATTTGATTGTGTTTGCAGAAACTCTTGCAAACACACTGGAATCTTTACTTTCGGCTGAAAGGATCAGCGGCAGGCTAGGTATCGTTGAAATAGACTATGACAATAGGCTTGAAGCAGATGAACTCTTGAAAAGACTTCTGATAGCATCTGAAAAAGCAAAGATCATTCACGAGAAAGATTTTAGCGCCTGTTTTTACGACACTGAAATGGAAAATGAAATAATCCGCGAACAGGATATAAAGCGTGAACTTGCCCAAATCGCTGTGTCTGAAAATAATGAAGTATTATTCCTTCAGTATCAGCCTATCGTTGACCTCAAATCAAACAAGATCAGCGGTTTCGAGGCTTTGGCCAGATTGAAAAGTGAAAAGTTAGGTTGTGTTCCTCCCCTTGAATTTATTCCTATAGCAGAGAAGACAAAACTCATTGTCCCAATTGGCCGAATCGTTTTTATGCAGTCCTTCCGTTTCCTTAACAGGCTCAAGGAAATCGGATACAGCAACATCGACGTTTCTGTCAATGTATCTGCTATTCAGGTGCTGGCGAATAATTTCACTGTTGATTTGCTTAATATGATAAATGAGATGCACGTTAATCCAGAAAATATTATTATTGAGATCACCGAGTCGGTATTTTCTTCAAATTATGAGGATATTAACAAAATACTTGGCGAGTTGAGAAACTCGGGGATCAAGATCGCAATAGACGACTTTGGAACCGGATATTCATCTCTTGCAAGAGAACAGGAGTTGAATGTCGACTGTCTTAAGATCGACAAATATTTTATTGACAAGCTCCTGGAACTGCATCCTGACAATGCAATAACCGCTGAAGTAATATCTATGGCGCACAAGATGGGCCATTGGGTAATAGCAGAGGGCGTAGAACATGAAATACAAAAAGAATATCTGGCTAACAACGGGTGTGACAGTTTCCAGGGGTATCTCTTTGCAAGACCGCTTGATGAGAATACGGCGTTAGAAATGATCAAAAAACAGTAA
- a CDS encoding dodecin domain-containing protein, translating into MAIVKIIEVLAESSESWEAAAQAAVTEAAKTVHNIENVYIKHMQAIVEGDKITKYRVNAKISFVVKG; encoded by the coding sequence ATGGCTATTGTAAAGATAATCGAAGTTCTTGCTGAATCGAGCGAGAGCTGGGAGGCAGCGGCACAGGCAGCTGTAACAGAAGCTGCGAAGACGGTCCACAATATCGAAAACGTCTACATTAAACATATGCAGGCGATAGTTGAGGGAGACAAAATCACGAAGTACCGCGTCAATGCAAAGATCTCCTTTGTCGTAAAGGGCTAA
- a CDS encoding DUF4332 domain-containing protein, giving the protein MAKLNIIEGIGGSYEEKLNEAGVTSIEKLLEECSSKRGRTKLAEKSGIAEKLILKWANHADLFRIKGVGSEYAELLEAAGVDTVPELAKRKTNNLVAKMAEVNQAMKLVRRVPTTRQAGDWIDQAGKLPKVIKY; this is encoded by the coding sequence TTGGCGAAATTAAACATAATTGAAGGCATTGGCGGTTCATACGAAGAAAAATTAAATGAGGCAGGCGTAACTTCAATAGAAAAGCTGTTGGAAGAATGTTCCTCCAAAAGAGGCAGGACAAAGCTTGCTGAAAAGTCGGGAATAGCAGAGAAACTGATATTGAAATGGGCAAACCATGCAGATCTATTCCGCATCAAGGGTGTTGGCAGTGAATATGCCGAACTTCTTGAAGCCGCCGGTGTTGATACAGTTCCTGAACTTGCAAAGAGAAAAACCAATAACCTTGTTGCGAAAATGGCTGAAGTAAACCAGGCGATGAAACTTGTCAGAAGGGTTCCCACAACTAGGCAGGCAGGAGACTGGATTGATCAGGCAGGCAAATTGCCGAAAGTGATCAAGTACTGA
- a CDS encoding CsbD family protein: protein MNEDILKGKWHEIQGDVKKTWGKLTDDDVMVINGESEKLLGFLQTKYGYEKDKAQKEYDDFINRHK from the coding sequence ATGAACGAAGATATTCTCAAAGGAAAATGGCACGAGATCCAGGGAGACGTCAAAAAGACATGGGGAAAACTTACGGATGATGATGTGATGGTGATCAACGGAGAAAGTGAAAAACTTCTTGGTTTCCTTCAGACAAAGTATGGCTACGAAAAAGATAAGGCTCAAAAAGAGTACGACGATTTTATCAACAGACACAAGTAG
- a CDS encoding 4-oxalocrotonate tautomerase: protein MPVIKVECAAMNVETKEKLIKSLTQTASSIMGIPEAAYIVLLNEMSKDNIGVGGEMLSKKQR from the coding sequence ATGCCGGTAATCAAAGTAGAATGCGCAGCCATGAATGTTGAGACAAAAGAGAAACTGATCAAGTCTTTAACGCAGACTGCCAGCAGCATTATGGGAATTCCTGAAGCAGCTTACATAGTACTTCTTAACGAAATGAGCAAAGACAATATCGGAGTTGGCGGAGAGATGCTTTCAAAGAAACAGCGCTAA
- a CDS encoding dipeptidase, which translates to MKKLCFLILFILFTMITVPAFSCTTTIAGKDATIDGSVMVSHSDDGLHDASLVYVPAMDHASGSMRPVFYSHESIGFKPEWGGTQTHRLITKGRAPAYDKKGLPVSIPLGFIPQVAHTYAYFDSNYGIMNEHQLTIGECTDKAKIHPEPEPGKRIFYSSELSRVALERTKTAREAVMLMGEMIDKYGYYGTGETLLVGDPYEGWVMEMAGYDMNGTGGVWVAQRVPDEKIFVAANQFRIREIDPKNRDLIFSKNIFEIAEQKGWWKPSEGPLDFTKVYGDGEFHHPYYSLRRVWRVMSLLAPSMNFSPWVKDGLTKDYPFAVKPDKKVSVEDIASIHRDNYEGTEFDLTVGLAAGPFGNPTRYEGNAESVADTEGKLTSLVGEFERPLDIYRCVYSYVVQSRSWLPDTIGGLLWYGPDRPSTNVLMPFYSGATNLPKQIQQANILDLSRDSVWSAFNFVANFCTIKYSYMIKDIREERARLENTVFNLQSLIEANALALCKNGKTDEAKKMLTNYSEKNTAEVLNAWHMLAENLYVKYNDGYLNTEEEVGQPLFYPSWWLKEVGYEKGPTSYQKKN; encoded by the coding sequence ATGAAAAAACTTTGTTTTTTAATACTGTTTATTCTTTTTACAATGATCACGGTACCCGCTTTCTCCTGTACAACAACTATAGCCGGAAAGGACGCAACGATCGACGGATCTGTAATGGTATCGCATTCTGATGACGGATTACATGATGCCAGCCTTGTCTATGTTCCTGCTATGGACCATGCTTCCGGTTCAATGCGGCCAGTCTTTTATTCACACGAATCTATAGGATTCAAGCCTGAGTGGGGTGGAACACAGACCCACAGGCTCATTACAAAAGGCAGGGCGCCTGCGTATGACAAGAAGGGACTTCCTGTAAGTATTCCGCTTGGGTTTATTCCCCAGGTCGCTCATACTTATGCCTATTTCGATTCGAACTATGGGATCATGAACGAACATCAGCTAACGATAGGTGAGTGCACAGACAAAGCAAAAATACATCCGGAACCCGAACCCGGGAAGAGGATATTTTATTCATCTGAACTATCAAGGGTTGCTTTGGAAAGAACAAAGACTGCCCGGGAAGCTGTAATGCTTATGGGAGAAATGATCGACAAGTATGGTTATTACGGAACCGGTGAAACCTTGCTTGTCGGTGATCCATACGAAGGCTGGGTAATGGAGATGGCTGGTTACGATATGAATGGAACCGGGGGAGTCTGGGTCGCCCAGCGCGTCCCAGACGAAAAGATATTTGTAGCCGCCAACCAGTTCCGTATTAGGGAGATCGACCCCAAAAACAGGGATTTGATCTTTTCAAAAAATATATTCGAGATAGCTGAGCAGAAGGGATGGTGGAAACCATCTGAAGGCCCCCTTGATTTTACAAAGGTCTACGGCGATGGAGAGTTTCATCATCCTTATTATTCATTGCGAAGAGTATGGAGGGTAATGTCCCTGCTTGCTCCGTCGATGAATTTTTCACCATGGGTCAAGGATGGCTTGACAAAAGATTACCCATTTGCAGTCAAACCGGATAAAAAAGTTTCTGTAGAGGATATAGCTTCTATCCACAGAGACAACTATGAAGGTACTGAATTTGATCTGACAGTAGGTCTTGCAGCAGGGCCTTTCGGAAATCCCACAAGGTACGAGGGAAATGCGGAATCAGTTGCTGATACTGAGGGAAAGCTCACATCATTGGTCGGAGAATTTGAAAGACCTCTGGATATCTACCGCTGCGTATATTCTTATGTTGTCCAGTCCAGAAGCTGGCTGCCTGATACAATAGGAGGTCTTCTCTGGTACGGTCCGGACAGGCCGTCTACAAATGTGCTTATGCCGTTTTACTCAGGTGCAACAAACCTTCCAAAACAAATACAGCAGGCAAATATTCTTGATCTCAGCCGGGACAGTGTCTGGTCCGCGTTTAATTTTGTCGCAAATTTCTGCACCATAAAATATTCCTACATGATCAAGGATATAAGGGAAGAAAGGGCGAGATTAGAGAATACTGTATTCAATCTTCAGAGCCTTATTGAGGCAAATGCACTTGCACTTTGTAAGAACGGAAAAACAGATGAGGCGAAGAAAATGCTTACTAATTATAGTGAGAAGAATACGGCAGAAGTCCTTAATGCCTGGCACATGCTCGCAGAAAATCTTTACGTCAAATACAACGACGGTTATCTGAACACTGAAGAAGAGGTCGGACAGCCCCTCTTTTATCCATCCTGGTGGCTAAAAGAGGTAGGTTATGAAAAGGGTCCGACAAGTTATCAAAAAAAGAATTGA
- a CDS encoding glycosyl transferase family 1, giving the protein MSEMIDRYAEIIGEAAMDSLVNIAARLKDRKIVHVNSTRAGGGVAEILSSMVPLSKELGLDVSWEVIEGDESFFNCTKMLHNTLQGMPGTLSGRQMDIYAETNARNAERLKDALQDADYVFIHDPQPAALIKSFPQRKGKWIWRCHIDVSAPNKWVWQFIKNQVSGYDASIFSLPDFAQKLPHPQFLITPSIDPLAEKNIPLERSEVEKTYEELGVPMDKPIILQVSRFDKFKDPLGVIESYRIIKEHVDVRLVLAGGEADDDPEASEILNEVRAAVDGDEDISVLLLPSDSHREINALQTGADVVMQKSLKEGFGLTVTEAMWKKKAVIGGNVGGIRLQVINRFNGFRVRTPEGAAIRTRYLLSHPWKMEKMGRNAREYVLENFLITGHLRRYMTLLISLEAQGGTWERWV; this is encoded by the coding sequence ATGTCCGAAATGATAGATAGATATGCAGAAATTATCGGCGAGGCTGCTATGGACAGCCTGGTAAATATTGCAGCAAGGCTCAAAGACAGAAAAATCGTACATGTGAATTCTACCCGTGCAGGCGGGGGAGTCGCTGAGATCCTTTCATCGATGGTGCCCCTGTCTAAGGAGCTTGGCCTTGATGTCTCCTGGGAGGTCATTGAAGGGGACGAGTCTTTCTTCAACTGCACAAAGATGCTGCATAACACTCTTCAGGGGATGCCCGGCACGCTTTCTGGGCGGCAGATGGATATCTATGCAGAGACAAACGCAAGAAACGCAGAAAGACTGAAGGATGCTCTTCAGGATGCAGATTACGTATTTATACATGATCCGCAGCCGGCAGCGCTTATCAAGAGCTTCCCGCAGAGGAAGGGCAAATGGATATGGAGATGCCATATAGACGTCAGCGCACCAAACAAATGGGTCTGGCAATTTATCAAAAATCAAGTCTCCGGATACGATGCCTCTATCTTTTCATTGCCGGATTTTGCACAGAAACTGCCCCATCCTCAATTTCTGATAACGCCGAGCATAGATCCTCTGGCCGAGAAAAATATCCCTCTTGAGAGATCAGAAGTGGAGAAGACATATGAAGAATTAGGGGTACCGATGGATAAACCAATAATTCTTCAGGTATCAAGATTTGATAAATTCAAGGATCCTCTTGGTGTGATCGAGAGTTACAGAATTATCAAGGAACATGTGGATGTCAGGCTTGTGCTGGCAGGCGGAGAAGCTGACGATGACCCTGAGGCTTCAGAAATATTGAACGAGGTCAGGGCAGCCGTTGATGGAGACGAAGATATTTCTGTGTTACTGCTGCCTTCAGATTCTCATCGAGAGATAAATGCTCTCCAGACCGGGGCAGATGTTGTTATGCAGAAATCTTTGAAGGAAGGCTTCGGACTGACTGTAACAGAAGCAATGTGGAAGAAGAAAGCTGTCATAGGCGGCAATGTTGGGGGAATAAGGCTTCAGGTGATCAACCGATTCAACGGGTTTAGGGTAAGGACTCCTGAGGGTGCCGCAATAAGGACACGTTATCTGCTGTCCCATCCATGGAAAATGGAAAAAATGGGAAGGAACGCAAGGGAATACGTGCTTGAAAATTTCCTTATAACCGGCCATCTCAGAAGATACATGACTTTGCTGATATCGCTGGAAGCGCAGGGGGGAACGTGGGAAAGATGGGTATAG
- the otsB gene encoding trehalose-phosphatase, whose translation MGIAPTRLEPGEYSSFFSSYKKASPLLVSDYDGTLAPFAREREKAFLTPKTRSLLKSISEAGGEVIIVSGRKPEEIYDFIELPFEIWGCHGMERIDKYGRSTRGYIPEEDLKKLDDFSSQLDYFPRGSVEKKPSGIALHWRERAEIFDMYMEVSGKLLFEASAHSLKVMPFNGGVEFMLPYFSKGTALSDISIIYQNASPLCYLGDDTTDEDAFREIRNIKSGVGVLVSNGEKESAAKVYISRKDVDSFLDFWLNELTPKGGSGHVRK comes from the coding sequence ATGGGTATAGCTCCAACCCGGTTGGAACCCGGAGAATATAGCTCGTTTTTTTCCTCGTATAAGAAAGCATCTCCTTTGCTTGTGAGTGATTATGACGGGACTCTGGCGCCTTTTGCAAGAGAAAGAGAGAAGGCCTTCCTTACGCCAAAGACCAGGTCTCTTCTAAAGTCAATAAGCGAAGCCGGGGGAGAGGTAATTATTGTTTCCGGCAGGAAACCTGAAGAAATATATGATTTTATAGAGCTTCCCTTCGAAATATGGGGCTGCCACGGTATGGAAAGAATAGATAAATATGGCAGATCCACAAGGGGATACATACCTGAAGAAGATCTTAAAAAGCTGGACGACTTTTCATCACAGCTTGATTATTTTCCCCGTGGATCAGTTGAAAAAAAACCTTCAGGGATAGCACTTCATTGGAGAGAGAGGGCAGAAATCTTCGATATGTACATGGAGGTCTCCGGCAAACTGCTCTTTGAAGCCTCTGCGCACTCTTTAAAGGTGATGCCCTTCAATGGCGGGGTTGAGTTTATGCTGCCCTATTTTTCCAAAGGAACCGCTCTCTCTGATATCAGTATTATTTATCAGAACGCCAGCCCTTTGTGTTATCTGGGAGATGATACCACAGACGAAGACGCATTTAGGGAAATCAGAAATATAAAGTCAGGTGTGGGGGTACTGGTTTCGAATGGTGAAAAAGAGAGCGCTGCAAAAGTGTATATATCCAGGAAAGATGTTGATAGTTTCCTTGATTTCTGGCTCAATGAACTAACGCCAAAAGGAGGGAGCGGACATGTCAGAAAATAA